A region from the Musa acuminata AAA Group cultivar baxijiao chromosome BXJ1-10, Cavendish_Baxijiao_AAA, whole genome shotgun sequence genome encodes:
- the LOC103968518 gene encoding uncharacterized protein LOC103968518, which yields MVCDMKLRSSSSLPNLLLSSLNLLLLVLASASFAPVFLLRTSPTSSGWALFTVSSTTVLSSVLGFFSQLTRLCFVTHVSFILASSVGQSLSFLALFLRPEPSLRLLGSDRSGKEQRVLMKVEEALLLGMFLVQSLALVSACAVQRWWLRQYEEVEAEREASARKRSRRMARVQEEAIANAEAVARELEEKTRRSKEGRWAKNDFEG from the coding sequence ATGGTTTGTGACATGAAGCTTAGGAGCTCCTCCTCGCTCCCgaacctcctcctctcctccctgaacctcctcctcctcgtcctcgccTCCGCGTCCTTCGCTCCCGTCTTCCTGCTCAGGACTTCCCCAACCTCCTCCGGCTGGGCCCTCTTCACGGTCTCCTCCACCACCGTCCTCTCTTCCGTGCTGGGCTTCTTCTCCCAGCTGACCCGCCTCTGCTTCGTCACCCACGTCTCCTTCATCCTCGCTTCCTCTGTCGGTCAGTCGCTCAGCTTCCTCGCCCTTTTCCTCCGGCCCGAGCCCAGTCTGCGGCTGTTGGGCTCAGACAGGAGCGGGAAGGAGCAGAGGGTGCTGATGAAGGTGGAGGAGGCTCTGCTGCTCGGGATGTTCCTGGTGCAGTCGCTGGCGCTGGTCTCGGCCTGCGCggtgcagcggtggtggctgcggcAGTACGAGGAGGTGGAGGCCGAGAGGGAGGCGTCGGCAAGGAAGAGGAGCCGGAGGATGGCTCGCGTGCAGGAGGAGGCCATCGCCAACGCCGAGGCCGTGGCGAGGGAGTTGGAGGAGAAGACGAGGAGGAGCAAGGAAGGGCGGTGGGCGAAGAACGACTTCGAGGGATGA
- the LOC135595837 gene encoding protein NODULATION SIGNALING PATHWAY 1-like produces MTFEGGPDPNLSPNRHHHHHVLDWLEDSVSFLSSFLDDSYAGNTADQITNYEWWTQEEDQANMIHNPLVSTLATSNNSPLLPQAEFSKKRKLSTNPTTPNKNPTHQNRQRIAIEGDGGFEEEGEANKKPAATGRKGHGKGNAGSSSNGVSKEVRWAEQLLNPCAAAIEAANISRVRHLFCVLRELQSFSGDANHRLAAHGLRALSNHTSAAGIAIPDRGGTSAATFATTEPKLFRSAIIKFHEVSPWFAFPSALANASILQTMTLDPNRHARSLHVVDIGVSHGVQWPTLLDALARNPGGAPKLVRLAVAGGAAPPGPFSVAPPGYDFQSHLLRYARSIDLNLRIDHTEDLGAGSVALTVGETLVVCVQFRAGHGSADDRTTFLRSIRELEPDLVVLSEIDGSGGGGEVGFPAGFARNAELLWRFLDSTSAAFKGRESAERRVLEGEAARFLETTAEAAAAEGRDLWRERMAAVGFREEAFGEEALDAGRALLRKYDGNWEMRAAPAEAAVGLRWKGHPVSFCSLWKPHRRN; encoded by the coding sequence ATGACCTTCGAGGGAGGACCAGACCCAAACCTCTCACCCAatcgccaccaccaccatcatgttCTGGACTGGTTGGAGGATTCTGTGTCCTTCCTCTCCTCCTTCCTCGATGATTCGTACGCTGGAAACACTGCCGATCAAATCACCAACTATGAATGGTGGACTCAAGAAGAGGACCAGGCCAACATGATACACAATCCTTTGGTCTCCACTCTCGCCACGTCTAATAACTCTCCATTACTTCCTCAAGCTGAATTCTCCAAGAAGAGGAAATTATCGACGAACCCAACCACTCCGAACAAGAACCCAACACACCAAAACCGTCAGAGGATTGCCATCGAAGGTGATGGAGGATTTGAGGAGGAAGGTGAAGCAAACAAGAAGCCAGCGGCGACAGGGAGGAAGGGCCATGGAAAAGGGAACGCGGGAAGCTCAAGCAATGGCGTGAGCAAGGAAGTGAGATGGGCTGAGCAATTGCTGAATCCATGCGCTGCCGCCATCGAAGCAGCAAACATCTCGAGGGTCCGACACTTGTTTTGCGTCCTCCGAGAGCTCCAATCATTCTCCGGCGATGCCAATCACCGGCTCGCGGCCCACGGCCTGCGCGCCCTCTCCAACCATACCTCCGCTGCAGGGATCGCCATCCCCGACCGCGGTGGCACCTCCGCGGCCACCTTCGCCACGACGGAACCGAAGCTCTTCCGATCAGCGATTATCAAGTTCCACGAGGTCAGCCCCTGGTTCGCGTTCCCCAGCGCTCTCGCCAACGCGTCCATCCTCCAAACCATGACACTCGACCCCAACCGCCACGCTAGGTCGCTCCACGTGGTCGACATCGGGGTTTCCCACGGCGTCCAGTGGCCAACGCTCCTCGATGCGCTGGCTCGCAACCCCGGCGGCGCGCCGAAACTCGTCCGCCTCGCTGTCGCCGGCGGGGCGGCGCCTCCCGGACCATTCTCCGTGGCGCCGCCAGGGTACGACTTCCAGTCCCACCTCCTCCGCTACGCCAGATCGATCGATCTCAACCTACGGATCGACCACACCGAAGATCTCGGCGCGGGGTCCGTGGCTCTCACCGTCGGCGAGACCCTAGTCGTCTGCGTCCAATTCCGGGCGGGCCATGGCAGCGCCGACGATCGCACAACGTTCCTCCGATCGATACGGGAATTAGAACCCGACCTCGTGGTCCTGAGCGAGATcgacggcagcggcggcggcggcgaagtAGGGTTCCCGGCTGGGTTCGCGAGGAACGCAGAGCTGCTGTGGAGGTTCCTTGACTCGACGAGCGCGGCGTTCAAGGGGAGGGAGAGCGCTGAGAGGCGGGTGTTGGAGGGGGAGGCAGCGAGGTTTCTGGAGACGACGGCTGAGGCGGCGGCGGCCGAAGGGCGAGATCTGTGGCGGGAGAGGATGGCTGCGGTGGGGTTCCGAGAGGAGGCATTCGGGGAGGAGGCGCTGGATGCGGGGAGGGCTCTCCTGCGGAAGTACGACGGGAACTGGGAGATGAGGGCGGCgccggcggaggcggcggtgggGCTGCGGTGGAAGGGGCACCCGGTGTCTTTCTGTTCCCTGTGGAAGCCTCACAGGAGAAACTAA